TTGTTTCACTTCAATCCAATATTGACCACCACAATATTGAGCACCATCCCGGACGAGCCCCCAAAAAAGTTGTGGGATTACTCAGttggatatagtaaaacaaatatttccttCAGTTTCTTTAATAGGTTTTTTCATCTTCCAAACTTCAATGTCTAATCCTTTTTCTTTGACATTTTACATCAATTTActcttctaaaataaaaagtgccaGTCCtaacaataacttaaaataacgaaacaatttaaataaaaaacgttcACAACCcacatatatattatgaatGTTACCACGAAATTTCTTGTGAATCCCATGGAAACATTACGTTTAACGGAAACATTGCCGTTTTTCTTGTACTTCTgggtaaatataaaagaaatttaagcCCACACTTATAAACAATGCATgctcaattaataaatttgtggAATAATATTATGGTCCACATGAATATGTGTttcgtaaataaatgaatactataaaaatgaatactgCCATGTCCAAGGTCAGCTAATTAGAGTTCAATTATGCAATACAAATGTTTGGGCATTGTCTCTGTGTCTGAAAAAAATTTTACCCCTAATTCAAGATGGCATTATACCTACCTAGATTTAAGACATTAATCTGTGGGAAGACTGTGcagttgtaatttttttgattaatttttttgtttaaattttttcttttatatgtacacaaagtatattttatttgataacaaACACATAAATGATAATGACAATTGACTTTTATGCATAGATTGGTGAAAACGACTGATAAGAGCGCCGTGAATGTGCAATATTTTACTCATgttataactaaaataatgtgatcaaaacaaaaacttaagtGTTTGTTGGAGAGTCGAAAACCCTAGTTAGAGGTCTCcccattttgaattatttttaagtttaaagacAAATAAGatctaaattgaataaaactaATGAATTACCTTTTCTCTAATAGCCTGTTGGAACTTCTTCTCCAAAGCAGACATCCTCTGAGTATAATCTTCAGTGATCATAGAAATATCACCACCCTCATGTTTAGCCAGCAAAGACTCCACCTGCGTCTTCAAATCCGCGTTGTTCTCCGCCAGCTCCGCATTGCTCCGACTCACTTCCATCAGCCTGCTCTCCCGTGATTCCAAAATCTCCGCCATCTCGCACAACCTCCGCATCAAACGATCAGTCTCGGAACACTGGCTTTCGTCGCTCGTATTACTCTGCACAGATGCTTCAGATAACTCTCGATTGTGGCCCCTTATCTTCGTAGCTAGAGACTTTCCCAACACTAAATCAACTAAATTTGGAGATGTAGTTCCATCAAACTTCCCCTTAAAAGCATACTTGGTGGGGCTGCTTCTGTACCCATGGCTGTCACCATTTGGACTAGGAATTATCTCAATATCAGACGAAGTTGTTGTCTCTAACTCGTCACCAGAAGTATGCCCCGACGTTCTGTCAGAACCAATTTTGACTAAATCACTTTTACTGTCAGAACTTATGGGCGATGTTCTCTCCTTCACGCTGCATTCTTTCTGAGAAGAGTCACTGCTGCCAGGCGCATCACACTGGTTCCTCTCGATATTCACAAAGGCTGATGTATCAGATCTAGACATTTCTGCAGTCACATTCACATCGTAGAATGATGAGGAATCACTTAGTCTTTCCATCAATAGTTCTTCTTCACTTTTCTTATTCTGTTCTTCTGCAGTCTCTAGAGTAATACTGTCGCTATCTGCATTCAATGTCCTGTCCGACCAGGACCCATCATTAGAAGAATTCTCACTGAATTGCATCTTCTGGGACAAAGACTGCTCCAAATGAATGAAATCTTTATCAATTCCTTTTTTTGGTTCAGCTCTtattggtttttgaaatggactAACTGGTTTGTCATCAGTATCTAAGACTGTAGGTGCAGTGCACTCAGATACAGAGTTGTATGACATAGTGTCTTCATCATCATCTGCCACCAAGCTCACGCTGTCAGCAGTTTCTGGCCTTTCCGTATGTTCACCTATTGTAGTTGTTTTCTTGTCACTTACATCACCTGGAGAAAGATTAGATGATGTGCTACTGTTTTTGTCACTAGAGTAACTACCGAAACCAAGGCATTCAATAGAACTTGGGCTCACAAGGCTGTCTGGCAGCACTTCGACTGAATCAGAATTAAGTTTTTGGCCAACACTGCTGCTATGGGACATGGATTGCCCGGACGCAGCCTCCGAATCCGGAGTAGTTTTCATACTCTGAGACAACACCTCAACAGAATCAGAACTGTTCCTACTTGACATTAGAGAAAGTCTGTTTGACCTTGTTGATGAACGCCTATCATCTTTCCCGACATCATCTTTACTACActgtattttcttttctaatcCCTCTGCCCCATCAGACATAACAAGCTGGCTTTTAGAAAACAAATCATCTTGACTGCCGTATTTGACATcagaaattaaattcataGATTTAGCTTTAGGGGGTTTTACTATGGCAGTATCAGGTTCATTGTCTTTAGGCTGTTCGAAAAACGAGCCCGCGAAAGACCCCCAAAGGCTTTGGGACGTCGCTTTAGAAGGGCTCTCGGTGACCACAGGCTGTTCCTTGATTGGTTCATCTTTAGAACTCTCAGCGCTCACCGTCAACCCCCATGAAGCAAAGAAATCTGAGTTGTCTTTTTCGGCAGCACTACTGTTACCTGGTGAAGATTTTCCCACGTTTTGGGCGGAGGACTCATTCTCTGTCTCTTCACCGCTCTCGTCTTGAATATCCAGGGCTTTATCGATGGTTTTCTGGGCTTCTTTCAGAGCCGTTTTCGCGAGACTTGTCAAACCCGAAGTATCGAACCAATTCATATTTGTGGCGCATCAGATTCACAGGTCACTACGCATTGCACTTTTGGTTATCGACTTTCAATAATCCAACACGTACAACGTATTATATGTTGTATATTCGTTCTCAATGTTATGGGAAATAAAATCCACAACATAGAACAGATGACGTTtccattttgtttatattttctagCAATTTATAACATCAAATGAACTACtattgttaaaacaaaatgtatgtaatataatgtCTATAAAAATCCGCTAATAATTATATCTGCTGTTTTTACGattaattttcctttttatgaaatattcgGCCAAGTAGAATTGCAAAAATGTACGACTGATTTTGACGTTTGTCTAATAAAAAGAACGTCATTTGACTCAAATATCGATGCGGAAAGGGACCGGAATTTTCGAGCGATCGGTTACAGCTCCAGTGGCGCAATTGGTTAGCGCACGGTACTTATAAGACAGTGTACGTGTGAGTAATGCCGGGGTTGTGAGTTCGAGCCTCACCTGgagcatttaattttacaacatGTGAGAaaatcatacaaaatttttaaaataggaaatatatttgtttcgtGGGACTATAATTATAGCGGAAAGGAATGTTGGAAAAAACCTAGGGGAGAACCTATGAGGCTAAACAATGCCCACTTGATAAGGACTCCAAAGTCCTTAtcaatccacattcataaggcAGGAGTTGCCATGAATGAAAGAACTTCGAAAGTGAGAAAGAAAGATTTAAGAACTAGACAAAATCGATACTgtcataaacattttttatttgaaataaatattataactcaAAAAATTTACGAAACCTCatcttacaattttatttacttaaaaattacatcttaaatacattaataattagGGTATCTATTATATGGAAAATAACTTGGACAATTTTGGAAAAGTTACAATAGATTAGACTAAATTCTTCATATACAGACTTTCAAAATAATCGTTAGAAAAAATGCGTTAAAATGgtttacattacattaattaCATAGGTGCACCTatgttattaatgtaattatcCATATCTCTACATTGacaactatattatatataaaattatattacattaaaGGCCTAGaatacacataaatacatatttcttcCTTCAATCTAATGTTAAACGTAAAAAGCAAACGCTACCCAATTTTTACAGgcaattcaattttaaaaacaattataataaaacagataaTTTTGGAAACTCATTGCAGTCAACATAAATGCATTTCAATTGGACGATTACGCGCATAAACTTCTAATAACCtatgtactaaaaacctaTCTTACAATGTACACAAACCCttctcaataaatattaaagactTAGACTGCGTTCGTAAGTTTCCATACAACTTGGTTTCGCTTATACTTTGAAATTGATGTAAGTAttgaatttgtataaaatagaaaagatgACATACACGCCTCTAAAGTTATAGTTATTGGATTCtgcagtaaaaataaaactttatttgaaaCGCTATGCGTTGTATGAAACTTATGCTAACATAGAGCCGATATGTCGGTCCAATGTaggtaacataacataaaaaatattaattacttttaaagaGAAAGATATTTACACTAACGGTATcagttatgtaaaaaaaatgttgatatCGGGAtgaattaacatttaaataatttgggGTAAAAATCATGTCAATTTCTATACATGAAATAAGGCGTCAGTCGTCTGTTTGGAAGtttttattagtttgattattatgttataaatttcctgcacattaataaatgtaaactcggtttgatattgttttgaaaaacGTTATCCTCGTTAGCTTGACATTATCAAGTATAAGATTAAGAGATCACCTTCACGGAAAGAAACAGTGTTGtaataagatacatacatacataaaatcacgtccctttcccggaggggtaggcagagactacatctaaTAAGATGCTGCAGTATATCTCAATCACTCCACTATTAGGTACATCAACTTGAATCGAATCGATCAtaatgtcacttttgaagtgATGAAAAGGTTAATACATCCCATTTGGCGGATAATATAGGCTGTATTTGAGTTAAGTAATCTAAATAACAGTACTGTAGGTAAAAGATAGTGGATTTCTGTAGCCAATGATTTCTCGCGAAAATTAATGACGGAAACTGTTGCAAATGACGAGAAGAGACGCCATTATCATACAATTTAATCGAATGTAGCGGTACATCTAGATAACGCCCGTGTTGGCGGTGGaacgcggcgcgggcgcagcgAACACGAAGCCGGCCGCGCCGGGCAGCAGGCGCGCGCGCACGAACTCCGTGGTGGCGCTGCTGAGGCTCTGCTTAGCTCCTAACTTGCACTTCACGTAGCCCACCAGGTTGGCGCCCGACAGCGTCAGGGCTATGAGGACCAGCAGCTGGAATCGGAGAACCAAACATTTGTAAGTGTCGTTTTGTgtattcacatacatacatatggttatgtctatatcccttacggggtagacagagccaacagtcttgataagactgaaaggccacgttcagctatttggcttaatgatagaattcagattcaaatagtgagaggtcgcttcttgctagcacatcgcctaacaaaaaatcacaagtttgtaagccaatcccttagtcttaaaaggcgactaagggataggcttacaaacttgggattctattttaggagatgggctagcaacctgtctctatttgaatctcaattctatcattaagccacgttcagggccattcagtcttttcaagcctgctggctctgtctatcaccgaaagggatatagacatgaccatatgtatatgtatgtatataaatcacTCTCTCGGCTCGGCGAGTGACACCAGGAAAGCTGGaaactgtgaaaaaaaacCAGCTTACCATCCACTGGAACTTGAGGCCGAAGAGGCAGAACACGAAGAAGACCGCCCAAACCACAGGGCACAGCACGAGCCCCATCCAGAACAGGCGGCTCTCGTTGCTGTTCACGCGGTTCTggaatcatcatcatcaaaatattgATTGACTTACCAAGCGTGCTAACTATTCCAGTATACGCTCATGATTTCTTTCTACTCACTATTCTAGAAAAATCTCCTTTTATACTAGAAAGGAGTAGTgggtcgtgtggttcccggcaccgaaataaaagaataggatcactactccatctctttgtcggaaaaggtgactaaggattataaactttagaTTGTTCGTGTAGGACTCCAGCagcatgtcactatttgaatctcaattccatgttTATGCCCTACTTTTACAttactatcagtcttttcaagactgtgggctctgtctacctcacaagagatatagacgtgactatgtgtatgtatcggaacaatattatgaaaatgtatagttcaaagaagaatatttcggtatatatatatttataattgtgtGTTGGCTGTTCAaggctgtcggctctgtctaccccacaagggatatagacgtgaccatatgtatgtataattacctGTTTCGCTTCAAACACCCAATGTGATTTCCCGTCGTCATCCACATAATTCCACCACCTGAGGCCGACCAATAGGCGTCCTGGaattatcattaaaacataagtgtgatgtgccgtgtggttcccggcaccaatagaaaaaagaagacCACTtcaactctttcccatagatgttttaaaaggcgactaaggggtgggtttataaacttgaaattcttcttgtaggcgatgggctagcaaactgtcactatttgaaggtcaattctatcattaagccaaacagctgagcgtggcctatcagtcttttcaagactgttggctctgtttaccgtgcaagggatatataaatgactatatgtatataggtagtaTAGGTACTACTATCTTCGATACAGGCTTGCCAAGTGAGGAGGTCACTATTTACCTCTACTTTGCAAGCTCTCTGCAGTATAAGTATGTGTATGTCTATATATATGTTGCAGCTaaatagattattattatttttttgtcattaacAGTACATCAATTGACGCACTAGATATATTTTACACCGTCCAGGTCCAGAAGTCAGAAGACGCTAAGCTGGCTATGAACAAGTGTGATAGCCACAGCCTGCAGTCATAATACTTATGACGACCGTGCAGTATCCTTACATAATGTAGCCGGAATAGTCAACACAAATACTATAATTGATGTCATATAGTAAGACATCAACGATCtcactatatttatattctgcgttttattttatatgtactgCGCCAATcgccttattatttttaatttccttccaccctaaggttgactggaagagattgctgtagcgataagtccgcctttgtacctcattgactacctgtgtttttttcctgttcttctttttctttggtgcaataaagagtttatctatctatctatctaagacggcctctgtggcgcagcggtagtgcgcttgtctgtgacaccggaggtcccgggttcaaatcccggccagggcatgatgagaaacgaactttctccgattggcctgggtcttggatgtttatctatataagtatttattataaaatatagtatcgttgagttagtatctcgtaacacaagtctcgaacttacttcgaggctaactcaatcagtgtaatttgtcccgtgtatatttatttatttatctttctcACCAGTGATGTTCTTGACTGTCCAGAAGTCGGCAGACAGCAGCAGCACCACGAGCACGAAGCTGGCTATGAACGAGTCGGAGAACCAGCCGCACAGGACGTATACTACAATGGCGGCGCATCGGAATACTAAGTGGAAGATTACTATGTAGGGGTGGCTGGAATTAGGAGAgataatacatatttgtatagaatagaatatatgtaataaataatgtacacTCTCGCTTTCATTTCCAAatgatatatttcttttaattttgattttattttagaaacttATAGTCCATTTTAGGTGCTGAAATAAAGGTACTTAAACAATGTTGATACTGTACGTatttcgatttaaaaaaaaaacatttctaaatggaaataagtaggtattgtaataaaataaatatatatattatatatatatagttatatcatatatcATAATGAGGGACCTCGTCATCGAATCCCGATGATGAGAATCAATCTTTTTCTGGCCTGGGTCTATATgagtaagtattaattattgattaaatataGGTTTTACATCATTACTTCAAGCCTCATGACAGTAGATactgtctaccacgtaaggCATCGAGACGTGATTTGACTGTgaagcaccaataaaaaaaagaataggactactccatctcttcccaacggatgtcgtaaaaggcgactaagggattggtttataaacttgggattcttcttttaggcgatgggcaacctgtcactatttgaatctaaattctatcattaagccaaatagctgagcgtggcctatcagtctcttcaagactgttggctttaccccacaagggatatagacgtgaccatatgtacgtatgtgaTAAGTTATGATGAGATGTATAAAGCAAAACTTACACAAACTCCTTATTAGCGTTGTCCTCGTCTCCGAAGGCGATGGTGTCGTCGTCCAGCAGCGGCACCTGCGGCACACCCGGCTGTAAGTAGTCACAATGACAACTACAGGCCAAGCCGTGCAAAGCATACCGTGGTAACTATACTAAGCATGagtatgtctgaggtaatttatTAGTACGAACTTAAAAACTTAGTATGCAGAGTTATAATGCAACCgtagaaatcagaataatgTTAGACATGAAATGCCATTTAGTTCTAGAACTACAGAACTTATGTTTGTTCTCTCTTATGTTCTTTTGCATCATATGTTGTAGCTGTCAGCTAAATCTAAGAATTGAGTTGAACAtggaaatgaaattattgtgCCACAAGTCACACCCATTAGTTGTGACATCATATTAACCAGTATCCGCTTTCCACTTTTTCAGTcttaagttattttgattgtctatggatgaaaaaaaatgttgatgaCTTCATTTGGCGAGTCTACATTACTggtataaatgaatgaatgcacTGTGAACTACAGcgcattcattcatttattcttactttcatttacataatgatatagttgatttgtttgtaatgcCAAAATGTAAACTATCGCATATAccataaagttataaattgaaattaagaacttcctaaattttgttttttgttgtctagttttaaaatttccactaagagaggattccGGCAGTAACGGAAATAAGCAAGGTTTTTCGTGTCACCCAGGCAGAGCCACAGGAAATGTCTAGCtgtaaaaagaatccctaatCTTAAAAGTCTATGTATGCTGAGTGAGAAAGTCTCTATATCCAGCAACTGAGTGACTTAAACAAAAGTGCACAGGACACAATTTTTGGGGTAAGGCAGCAAAGAGGGTAGATTTTCTTACAGGCAGGCAAATATATGAAATCTGATTTTGACTGCTAtccatacaaattttattaggcgaataaatttaaatactgcAGAACCATTATGATAGAGtttgcttaaaaaatatatatttatcttaaaacTAAGATTACAGCCGCTTCCAAAGAATCAGTGCAGAAgtgtaacaaactgcactacagcattttcttcaaaaatatcaatttcacattaaatataatgtattctCTAGTCCACATTTCTATACTATATTGGataattatccaaacttagtgtagaaatgtggacgagagaatacattgcatttaatgttaaatttaattaaaatttctatattcATTTGGCATTTTAGAGAAAAATTATATAGCACTTTATTCCATGAGAAGATATTGTATAATAGGGGTTGGTAATTAGTTAAATTTTCTCTGTTGACTTGATTTTAAATGGCTACTAACATTTCAAATGACTGATGATTTAGGAATTAATGTTTATAAGAGGACGCAGTACAGCCAATTCTTTGTTATGGTACTCAAATCATTATATAGACACAGAAAAATCAAATGAACACGTTAAACACATGCAAATTAAATGAGTTGATAATAAAACGAAGTAAATATTGTTACGACAGggcatgaaaataataaatgttgccTTTTGTAGCATTATTTATGCGATATACTCACGGTTGCTGAGTTCATGGCGGGATTGTTCATATCATTACTTAATTGAAAAGGATTATCTTTATGTAGGATCCAATTCCAATttcctaaaaataataattttcgataattattttttagaaataacaAGTCAATCACTCATCTTTCACAAACTTTATTAATTGTCGAAGTGTCAATGTCAAGTGACGTTTACAAATAATGACATTAGCATTTCGATAAGTCTTTAGTCAGTAGTTTTGGAGTTTCTTGGTATGCCCGagtctttaaatttatatgtgaCGGAGACAAGAAATAATCAGCGACAGTCTGATTCTTTAGTCGACTGACGGACAAAAGTATTGAAAAGTCTTTTATCTGGAGGCAAGGTTTGTGCTGTTAATGTGGTCATGCCCCTACTCATTTATACCTTCGGTATATTAAGATGGACTAAGGCACCTTCGGTGACCTCTTTGGGGAAATTAAAGGTTTTGTCTGTGCAATAATGGACGAAGTTTTCAAGATGAAAAACTACCTGAGATATATACTGAAGGACGGTACGGTCTACATCTGTCGCGCATGCTATCGTTTCGAAGAGTCACTTAGACATATAGTCTCTTCTCTAGTTGATCTCATCTTGCTAATTGCGAGTACTTGCATAGGCATAATTAAGTAGCTAGGATTATACACCAGCAACATTCTCTTAAATATAGCCTTGTGAACTctgaagtacatacatacatatggtcacgtctatatcctttgcggggtagaaagagccaacagtcttgaaaagactgaatggccacgttcagctatttggcttaatgatagaattgagattcaaatagtaacaggttgctagcccatcgcctaacaaagaatcccaagtatgtaagcctatcccttagtcgccttttacgacatccatgggtaagagatggagtggtcagaTTAGGTAGGTTAGGTATTCAGAGTCCTACACAGACAGGACTATTGTTGAAAATAGGCCTGATATTGTGAATCTGGAGATGCCGTGCAACACGATCATTGATATCACCATCCTCCATGACGAAAACCTCGTCAAGGCTGAGAAAGAAAACGATCTAGGTATTTGGATTTGCCCCATGAGGTGACCGCCATTTGGCCTGTAGATTCAACGCAAATTTTTCCGATGGTCGTGACTATGAACGGACTCATAGCAAAGAATCTCAACCCTCACTTAGAGAGGGTTTCGCTTGGCAGTTGGGTCAAGGGTCAGCCACAGGCCATAAGGCAATACTTCTAGACACGGCCCGCATTGTAAAGAGGTCCCTTTCATTTGAGCCCTGACCATGACAGTAAGGGTCAAAACGTAGTGGTTATATTCTCTTTGGTAACCTCCTATCGATGGGTTTCTttctacattattttaaaatatgttttttacataataatatattaaatttatattttaaaatattgtaacaaagaaataagttgaatatgtataagaaatgagttttaataattattagtgTGGAGTGTGGattacttacaaaatttatttttggtatgTGTTTTCGAACGCATAAACTTGCGCAAAATTCAACATGCTGCAAACTTCACACCAAAGATAGAA
The window above is part of the Amyelois transitella isolate CPQ chromosome 11, ilAmyTran1.1, whole genome shotgun sequence genome. Proteins encoded here:
- the LOC106133657 gene encoding uncharacterized Golgi apparatus membrane protein-like protein CG5021 isoform X2, which codes for MNNPAMNSATPGVPQVPLLDDDTIAFGDEDNANKEFVHPYIVIFHLVFRCAAIVVYVLCGWFSDSFIASFVLVVLLLSADFWTVKNITGRLLVGLRWWNYVDDDGKSHWVFEAKQNRVNSNESRLFWMGLVLCPVVWAVFFVFCLFGLKFQWMLLVLIALTLSGANLVGYVKCKLGAKQSLSSATTEFVRARLLPGAAGFVFAAPAPRSTANTGVI
- the LOC106133657 gene encoding uncharacterized Golgi apparatus membrane protein-like protein CG5021 isoform X1, with amino-acid sequence MNNPAMNSATVPLLDDDTIAFGDEDNANKEFVHPYIVIFHLVFRCAAIVVYVLCGWFSDSFIASFVLVVLLLSADFWTVKNITGRLLVGLRWWNYVDDDGKSHWVFEAKQNRVNSNESRLFWMGLVLCPVVWAVFFVFCLFGLKFQWMLLVLIALTLSGANLVGYVKCKLGAKQSLSSATTEFVRARLLPGAAGFVFAAPAPRSTANTGVI
- the LOC106133651 gene encoding LOW QUALITY PROTEIN: TATA element modulatory factor (The sequence of the model RefSeq protein was modified relative to this genomic sequence to represent the inferred CDS: deleted 2 bases in 1 codon); amino-acid sequence: MNWFDTSGLTSLAKTALKEAQKTIDKALDIQDESGEETENESSAQNVGKSSPGNSSAAEKDNSDFFASWGLTVSAESSKDEPIKEQPVVTESPSKATSQSLWGSFAGSFFEQPKDNEPDTAIVKPPKAKSMNLISDVKYGSQDDLFSKSQLVMSDGAEGLEKKIQCSKDDVGKDDRRSSTRSNRLSLMSSRNSSDSVEVLSQSMKTTPDSEAASGQSMSHSSSVGQKLNSDSVEVLPDSLVSPSSIECLGFGSYSSDKNSSTSSNLSPGDVSDKKTTTIGEHTERPETADSVSLVADDDEDTMSYNSVSECTAPTVLDTDDKPVSPFQKPIRAEPKKGIDKDFIHLEQSLSQKMQFSENSSNDGSWSDRTLNADSDSITLETAEEQNKKSEEELLMERLSDSSSFYDVNVTAEMSRSDTSAFVNIERNQCDAPGSSDSSQKECSVKERTSPISSDSKSDLVKIGSDRTSGHTSGDELETTTSSDIEIIPSPNGDSHGYRSSPTKYAFKGKFDGTTSPNLVDLVLGKSLATKIRGHNRELSEASVQSNTSDESQCSETDRLMRRLCEMAEILESRESRLMEVSRSNAELAENNADLKTQVESLLAKHEGGDISMITEDYTQRMSALEKKFQQAIREKDQLRKQLDSLKSESSSRKNSSEMENALKEKDDVIAQLQEEGEKLAKQQLQHSNIIKKLRAKEKDNEQVIKSMRDKIAEQSAEMDRLKRSMAAKEELEVNQIEAVYRLTTANKKLETELLETKSQLEDTTSRLETTRSSLEVARRELTELQRGATEVFRLRAANARLEEEAGAERQAAETLRHELQQLRAEMVNEQSRAAGREEALRRAADEAREQLALATRDSPQLMRDEGVATLLCQLAALQRAALDRDANYHNYVGAVADKLNAADARIAKATENERVAREQNEQLRLHISSLQQRLRDGDALADRIRALAAAAGDGVFAGQVSSSRRWHISSLQQRLRDGDALADRIRALEQQLRETECSLASKTQELEEAKASWAAEEAALRQGAARLEAELREQGAALAAERNRAAILQEQLTRGEPSPPPSVASDSLSNSMWPLEDVPGPAPAPAVCALSVEDTLSTLTRRDGELRAQAGTIAALLGERERLRALLAALQARLDLYQGIQEQYDALLQMYGEKEEQLSELRLDLQDVTQLYKQQLDELIALRQHR